The Sandaracinus amylolyticus genomic interval GATCAGGGTGCCGCCGTCGGCGAGCTCGACGAGCCCGGCGCGGCGGCTCGTCGCGCCCGAGAACGCGCCGCGCTCGTGGCCGAAGAGCTCCGACGCGATGGTGTTGAGATCGTCGCTCGCGCCGAGCATCGCGCGCACCACGGGCTGCCTGCCGCTCGCCTTCGCGAGGGCGCGCGCGAGGAGCGTCTTGCCGGTGCCGGACTCGCCGACGATCAGGAGCGGCGTGTCGAGGCGCAAGCACGCCTCGATCTCGGCGCGCAGCGGTGCGAGCCCGCCGGTGTCGAGCAGGGTCGCGAGCTCGGGCTCGGCGGCGTCGGTCGTGCTCGGGCGCGGTCGGTCGCTCGGCGCGACGCGCGAGGGCGCGCCGATCAGCGCGGCGACGCACGCGAAGAGATCGCGATCGACATCGCTCGGCGCGTGCAGCGGGTGGCGGAAGTCGGCGTAGAGCACGCCGGGCGCGGCGGCGCCGAGCGGCGCGGCGATCGCGCCCACGATGCCGAGCTCGACGATCGTGTCGACGCGCTCGGGCTCGCGCCGCCGGTGCACGCAGCGTCGCGCCTCGCGCGCGTCGTCGACGACCGAGCGGCACACGTCGGCGAGCTCGCACTCGCGCAGATCGCGGCCGCAGCGACGCCCGACGCGCACGTGCTCGGCGTCGGCGCCAGAGAGCACGAGGATGCGATCGGCCCCGAGCGCGAGCGCGAGCGTGTCGAGCGCGCCGCGGATCGCGTCGTCGCCGGGATCGAGCAGCGCGTCGCGGAGCTGCGAGAGCAGCTCCCACGCGGCGCTCGCGTCGTGGCTCCGCGGGCTCAGCACGCCGCACCTCCTTCACCACGCACCGCACGCTCCAGGGTGCGCCGGCCGCGACCACGCCGCGCGAGGCAGAGCGCGCTCGCGAGCCCGGCCGCGCTGGGGCGCGCGTCGGGATCGATGCTGATCGCGCGCGCGACGAGCGCGTCGACCTCCGTCGGGACGCGCGGGCGCCACGTCGAGGGCGCGGGGTGCTGGCCCTGCACCACGCGCTCGGCGGCCTCGAAGAGGCTGCGGCGCGGGACCAGCACGCGACCCGTGAGGCACTCCCAGAGCACGACGCCGAGCGCATAGACGTCGGCGCGCGCATCGACCTCTCCTCCGCGCAGCAGCTCGGGCGGCATGTAGCCGATCTTGCCGAGCGCGAGCCCGGCGGTCGTGGCCCAGTCGCGATCGCGATGACGCACGAGGCCGAAGTCGGTGAGCTTCACGCTGCCCTCGCGCGTGAGCAGCAGGTTCGAGGGCGAGACGTCGCGGTGCACGATCTCGAGCGATCGTCCGTGCTCGTCCTCGAGCGCGTGGGCGTGCGCGAGGGCCCGCGCCGCGCGCTCGGCGACGTAGAGGCACGCATCGATGGGCAGGCGGAGCCCGCGCGCGCCGAGCGCGCTGCAGAGCGCGAGCAGGCTCGGCCCCTCGACGAGCTCGAGCACGAGGTAGGGCTCGGGCCCGGTGTCGCCGTCGAGCACGCGCACCACGTTGGGGTGCGAGAGCGCGCTCTGCACGAACGCCTCGGCCTCGAAGCGGCGCCGCGCGCCGGCGCCGGGCGCGGTGCGCAGGCACTTCACCGCGACGCGCGTCGTGCCGCGCTCCGCGAGGTAGACGACGCCCATCCCGCCTTCGCCGAGCACACCGAGCACGCGGTAGGGGCCCACGCGCTCGGGCCGGCGCGGCATGCACGGGCGCACCCCCGAGACCTCGTCGCGCGTGTCCTCGGCGGATCCGCCCGCGGATCCGCACGCGCCGAAGCGCGGCCACCCGCGCGAGTCCATCCGTCCCATCGTCCGCCCTCCCGACCGCGGCATCCCGCCCGTGGTCTCGAGAGCGAACGTGCCGGCGCGCGGCCGCGCTGGACATCCAAGTCGTGCGGGCGAGGGGTCGAACTAATTCGAGCGAGGGGTCGAAACGACGCTCACACCAGGCCGGCGCGCACCGCGTACTGCACGAGATCGCCGAGCGATTCGGCGCCCAGCTTGTCCTTGATGCTGCGCACGTGGGTGCTGACGGTGCTCGGCTTCACGGCGAGCGCGTCGGCGACGGCGGACGGTGTCATCCCGCGTCCGAGCATCACGAGGATCTCGTGCTCGCGATCGGAGAGCGACTCGTGCGGATGCTCGCTCGTGCTGCCCGAGAGGAGCAGCTCCGCGAGGCGGCCGGTGACGTACTTGCCCTCGCTCGCGACCTTGCGGATCGCCTCGAGCAGCTCCTGCGAGGATCGGCCCTTCGTGAGGTAGCCGTCGGCGCCCGCGCGCAAGACGCGCAGCGCGTACTGATCCTCGGCGTGCATCGTCAGGATGACGACCTTGGTCTGCGGCCGGCGCTGCTTGATGCGCGTGAGCACGTCGAGCCCGCTGCGGCCGGGCAGCGAGAGGTCGAGCACGAGCACGTCCCACGACTCGTGCTCGGCGCGCGCGAGGACCTCGTCGCCGTCGCCCGCCTCGCCGACGAGCATCATGTCGGGCGCGGTCTGCACGATGCGCTTGATCCCCTCGCGCACGACGGCGTGGTCGTCGACCACGAACACACGGATCATCGTCGTCATCGGAGCCCATCCCCGGCGCGCGGGGGCGCGCCGAGTGCGAGAGTGTCTTCCGGTTCGCGGACTGGCCGCCGCGAAGTGCCGATCGGGAGCGTCACCCGCACGCGCGTGCCTCGGCCCGGCGCGCTGTCGACGTCGAGCGATCCGTCGTGCGCGAGGACGCGCTCGCGCATCCCGAGGAGGCCGTAGCCTGCGCGCGCCGCGCTGGGATCGAAGCCGCGCCCGTCGTCGGCGATCTCGAGCGCGAGCACGTCCCGCTGCTTCGCGAGCCGCACGCGCACGCTCTTCGCGGCGGCGTGGCGCGCGACGTTCGTGAGGCTCTCCTGCACGATGCGGAACGCCGCGGTCGAGATCTCGGGCGAGGCCACGAGCTCGCGCGGCTCGACGACGAGCTCGCAGCGCAGCCCCGAGCGCGTCGCGAAGCGCGGCACGTACCACTCGATCGCGGGGCCGAGCCCGAGATCGTCGAGGATCCGCGGGCGCAGCTCGCCGACGAGGGCGCGCGTCGCGTCGAACGCCTGATCGAGCACGTCGTTCATCCGCTCGAGGCTCGAGGCGAGCGAGCCCTCGCCGCTGCGCGCGAGATCGAGCTCCATCCGCATCGCGGTGAGCAGCTGACCGGTCTCGTCGTGGAGATCACGCGCGATGCGGCGGCGCTCGTCCTCGCGGCTGCGCTCGAGGTGACGCGCGAGCTCGCGCAGCTCGACGGTGCGCTCGCGGACCTTGTGCTCGAGGCGCTCGTTGGTCTCGGCGAGCTCGCGCTCGAACGCGCGCAGCTCGAGGAGGTTGCGGACGCGCGCGAGGAGCTCGCCGGGCTCGAACGGCTTGTTGAGGAAGTCGTCCGCGCCCGCTTCGTAGGCCTCGACGCGCGCCGCGCCGCCCGTGCGCGCGGTGAGGAAGAGCACCGGGATGCGCGCGGTCTCGGGCCTGCCGCGCAGCGCGCGCGCGAGGTCGAACCCGCTCGTTCCCGGCATCATCGCGTCGGTCACGATCAGCGCGGGCGCGACGTGCGCGACGGCGTCGAGCGCCTCGCGCCCGTTCGAGGTCTCGATCACGCGATAGCGGCCTCCGAGCAGTCGCACGAGGTACGCGCGGAGCTCGGGGTCGTCCTCGGCGACGACGATGGTCTCGCCAATCTCCGAGATCTCGGCGCGCGGCGGCGGGACGGGCGCGGCGGTCGCGAGGCGGTGCAGCGCGGCGAGCTCGTCGTGGTCGAGGGTCGCGCGCTCGTCGTCGCCGGTGCTCGGTGCGCCGATCGGCAGCGAGAGGGTGAACACGCTGCCGCGTCCCAGCTCGCTCTCGAGCCGCACGTCGCCGCCGTGCGCGGTCGCGATGTCGTGCACGAGCGCGAGCCCGATCCCGGCGCCGCCGCGCGATCGCCCGCGCCCGGCGTCGACCTGGAAGAAGCGCTCGAACAGGCGGTCGCGCGCCGAGCTCGGGATGCCGATCCCGTTGTCGGTCACCGCGATCTCGACGTGCGCGCCGGCGCGACGCACGGCGACCTCGATGCGTCGCGTCGCGGGGTCGGTGAACTTGTGCGCGTTCGAGAGCAGGTTGTGCAGCGCGGTGCGGAGCTGCCGCGCGTCGACCTGCGCGAGGATCGGGGCGTCGCAGCCCGCGAGCGTGACGCCGCTGCGATCGGAGGCGCGGAAATTCGCGCTGACCTCGCGCACCAGCGACGCGACGTCGACGGTGCGCTTGCGCGGCTCGGCGCGCCCGCTGGTGAAGCGCGCGAGCTCGAGCAGCTCGTCGATCATGACGAGCAGGCGCGCCGCGTTGCGCTCGGCGGTGTCGACGCGCGCGCGCGTGCCTTCGTCGTCGTCCTCGCGCAGCTCGCGCAGCATGCCGAGGATCAGCGTGAGCGGCGTGCGCAGCTCGTGGCTCACGTTGGCGAAGAAGTCGTTCTTGAGGCGATCGATCTCCTCGAGCTCACGCGAGCGCTGATCGAGCGCGAGCTGCTGCGCGTGGCTCTGCCGCGCGAGGCGATGGTGCGTCTCGCCGAAGACGACGCTCACGATCGACGTGAACACGACGAGGCTGACCTGTCCGGCGATCAGGCTGGGCTCCCACGGCACCACGCCCGACACGAGGAGCGGCGCGACGTACGCGGTGGTCACGACCGCGGTCGTCAGCACACGCAGCGGCCACGCCACGAGGAGCGCGATCGACGAGAGCGGGAGGATCGTGGAGACCTCGTAGTAGCGCTCGCCGAGCGTGCCGCTGATCGAGCCCGAATAGCCGACGATCGCGGCGTCGAGGCACATCGCGGTGATGATCACGCCGTGCACGGCGCGCGAGCCGCGCGGCAGCGCGCGCAGCACCGCGATGCCGAGGCCCGTCACGAGGATCGTGCCGGTGCGCCAGAGCGCGAAGGCGCGGAGCACCTGTCGATCGTCGAAGAGCAGGAGATCGATCGGCCACCAGACGATCGCGGCGACCATCATCACGAGACCGAGCTGCGTCGCGTAGCGGACCGAGCTCTCTCGCGCGTGGTCCTCGAAGGAACGGTGCGGGGACACTGCGCGACGAGAGTACGCCAGACGGGCGCGCGCGTTCGAGCTTCGACGCGTGTCGAAGGTTCGACGCGTCGAGGCTTCGTCGCGTGTGCGCCGCTGCGGCGGATTCGCGCGGTGAGAGTCGAGGCACGCGCATCGCACTCGTGGACGCCGGGAGGTGCTCCGTGTCGACGAAACATCGTGTCGCCCGCGTGCTGGTCAGCGCCGCGCTCGCGACGACGTTCTCGGTCCCCGTCGCGTCCGCGCAGACCGGCGTGAGCGACGACCGTGTGTCTCTGCCGGATGGCCCGGGGTCGATCGACGGCATCGGGGACAACGTCGAAGTCGATCCGAACATGGGCTCGATGAGCTACTCGGTGGACATCGAGCTGCCGGCGGGACACCCGGGGATGGCTCCGGCGCTGGGGCTCCGATACGGGTCCGCCGCGGGCGTCTCGACGGTCGGGATCGGATGGTCGCTGAGCGTTCCGAGCATCGAGCGGAACACGCTGCGCGGTCTGCCTCGCTACGTGGCGGACGACGAGTTCGTCGCGAACGGCGGTGAGCAGCTCGTGCGGGTGTCGAGCTCGGGCGGCAATGCCGTCTATCGCGCGCGGTTCGAGCGCGGATTCGTGCGCTACACGTGGCGCAACGTCGGAAGTGGCGCAGCGGGCTATTGGACCGCCGAGTGGCCCGACGGCCGAGTGGGGTACTTCGGCGCGACCGCGACTGGCACGCTCGTTCCCTCGTCGAGGCTCGAGCAGAGTGGGCGCGCGTACCGATACATGCTCGTCGAGGTGGTCGATCGGTTCGATCACCACACGCGCTACTCGTACGACGCGTCGAGCGGGACTCCGCTGCTGACGCGCGTCGCGTGGGCGTACCAGGGCTCGACCCCGTCCTACGAGGTCGAGCTCGCGTACGAGGATCGCCCGGACCCGATGAGCGACGCGAGCCCGGGATGGGAGGAGATCACCTCGCAGCGGCTTCGCTACGTCAGCGTGCGCTCGCACGGCGAGGTCATCCGCGGATATCGGCTCACGTATGAGGCGGAGGCCACGAGCGGCGGTCTGTCGCGCCTGGCGCAGGTCGAGCGCATCGGGCGGGACGGCAGCGTCTATCCGGTCGTGCACTCGTTCGAGTACTCGCGCTCGCTCGGCGCGATGTGCGGCGCGGCGCGGTGTGATCAGCCCTACCTCGTCGAGATGGGGACCATCGACGCGGCGGGCGGGATCCGCTCGGGCCAGGCGACGCTCGTCGACATCAACGGCGATGCGCTGCCGGACTTGGTGGACAGCTCGCTCAGCCGTCATCGCTTCTATCTGAACGAGCTCGGGACCGACGGTGCGGCGCGGTTCGCGTCGGCGCCGGTGATGAGCGCGACGCAGTCGAGCGGGTTCCAGTTCCACGTGCCGTCGGTGCAGGTCCTGGACGTCAATGGCGACGGCTTCGCGGATCTGACGAACGCGTCGACGCGGCAGATGCTGTGCAATCGCGCGACGGGCGACTGGAGCGCGTGTGGCGCGTCGGAGACGATGGGCAGTGTCGACTTCTCGTTCCAGGACGACACGAGCGATGGGGCGAGCGACAACACGCCGCTCAACACGCGGTTCATCGATCTGAACGGGGACCGCCGCATCGACGTGCTGCGGACGCAGAGCGCGACGACGGCGGTGGCGTGGCTGAACACGCCGAGTGGGTTCGTGGACTTCGACGGTGTGGAGGCACCGGGGGTGGTGTTCGACCAGGGCGATCCGTCGCACCTGGCGGACATGAACGGCGACGGATTGCTCGACGTGGTCGAGGTGCGCCGGATTGGACTGCGCTGGCGATTGAACCTGGGATGGGGCCATTGGGCGGACTGGCAGGACGTGACGGGCGTGAGCTTCGCGTCGGACAGCGAGGTGCTCGACGCGCAGCTGGAGGATCTGAACGGCGATGGGCGCGACGACGTGGTGCTCGTGCAGGGCAACACGGTGCGCTACGCGCTGAATCGAAATCTCGGCGAGATGAGCGCGTTCATGGAGATGCGCAGCTCGAGCGCGGTGCCGATCCCGACGCGCACCAACGAGACCACGGTGCTGTTCGCCGACATGAACGGCAGTGGCTCACGCGACGTGGTGTGGGTCGAGAGCAGCGGTCAGGTGCGGTATCTCGAGCTCTTCCCGGTGCGCCCGAACCTGATGAGCCGTCTGGAGAACGGCATCGGGATGGTGCACGCGATCGAGTACGGGACGTCGGTGGCGCAGCAGGCTGCGCAGCGCGAAGCGGGCGATCGCGACTGGGCACATCCGCTGCCGCACCCGATGGCGGTCGTCGATGAGACCGATACGTGGGTGACGCTGACCGGCGGAGACGACGGCGCGGGCCTTCACGAGGTGGTCAGTTACGTCTATCGCGACGGCTTCTACGACGGAGTCGAGAAGACGTTCCGCGGATATGCCGAGGTCGAGACGCGCGTGCATGCGGACATGTCGCGCGACAGTCAGGAGCCCGCGCTCACGGTGCAGGAGTTCGACGTGGGCGCGGAGGATCCGTATCGCGCGGGACTGACGCTGCGGACTGCGATCTTCTCGGGCGAGGAGACTCGGCCGCTGCGTGAGGAGCGGCACGTGTACGGCGACTGCGAGGTCGCGGATGTGCCGACGAGCGGGCTGCGCTTCCCGGTGCGCCACGTCTGCGAGACCGAGGTCTCGACGATTCACCAGGAAGGCGCGCCGCCCGAGGAGTGGGCGACGGTACGCACCGAGACGCAGTACGACGGATACGGACATCCGACGCTGCGCATCGAGCACGGCGTGGTGCACATGGGCCCGCCCGAGATGTCGAGTGCGTGCGCGCCGTGTGACCTCGCGCTGAGCGACGACCAATACGCGGGCGCGTGTGGCGCGGAGTGCCTCGGTGACGAGCGCTACGACGAAAGCGCCTATGTCGAGCCGGGGCGCAATACCGATGATCACTGGATCGTCGGCATGGTGCACACCCATCGCGTGTACGCAGTGCCGGGCGGCGCGGCGAGCGAGGAGCACACGTACTACGACGGTCGTGACTTCGAGGGCCTTCCGCTCGGTCGGCTCACCGCGGGGCGCGTCACGCGCAAGACCCAGCGCGTGAGCGAGACCGAGGAGATCCAGACCGAGCGCAACGCGCTCGACGCGCACGGCAACGTGATTGCCACGCTCGACCCGCTCGGCGATCCCGACGACAGGACGGGACATCGCCGCGAGCACGTCATGGACGCCGATGGACTGCGCGTGGTGCGCACGGACATCCTGCTCTCCAGCCCGGAAGGACTGCCCTATCGACTTCGCCGCGAGTACGCGTACGAGCCCGCGTTCGACAAGATCGTCGAAGCGACCGGCTGGATGCTCGATGGCGCTCCCGTGGAATCGGCACGGAACTCCAGCTACTTCCAATACGACGCATTCGGGCGTCTCGTTGCGCTCGTACGTCCCGGCGACACGCTCGACGCGCCGACGATGGAAGTGAGCTGGGAGCTGGGAGATCCCGTCAGCCGCATCGTCGCGCGCCGCCGCACGGTCAGCGGCGCAGCACCCGACCTCCACGCCGTGACGTGCGTCGACGGCCGTGGCCGGACCTACCAGGAGTTCGGTCGAGTCCGGGACGGCGAGTGGCTCGCGACCGGATTCACCGAGTACAACAGGACCGGCGCCGAAGTCCGCATCTATCAGCCGTACACGCTCGCGACGGGGGATTGTGCGATCGCGCCGCCCGCGGGCGTCGAGCACGTCGACGTTCTCTATGACGGTGCCCGGCGCGAGATCCGCCGCCGGATGCCCGACGCGGCGATGTACGGCAACGCCTCCGAGACTCGCGTCGAGCATCGGCCGCTCGTCGAGCTCGTGTACGACGAGAACGACACCGACGATGAGAGTCCGTACACGGGCACGCCTGGCGTGACCACGTTCGACGGACTCGAGCGCGTGGTCGCGAGCGAACGCACGCTGCGCGTCGAGAGCGGGGCACTGCAGAGTCTCTCGACCCGCCTGTTCTACGACGGTCGCGGACACCTCGCCGGAATCATCGACCCGGCGGGGCACACGCGGCGTCAGTCGCACGATCTCCTCGGCCGCGTGACACAGGTCGATGACCCGAACAGCGGCACGACCCTTCAGTCCTACGACGCCGCAGGAAACGTGGTGGCGCGTACCGATGCGCGCGGGGTGGTGGCGCGGACCGAGTACGACGGTGCGAATCGACCGACCGCACGCCACGACGAGAGCAATCCAGCGAACAGTCTCGTCACACTGCGGTACGACTTCGCCCTGGGATGCGATGCAGGCGAATGCACGCATGCCGAAGGCGAGGTGGTGGAGTCGCGTTATCCGCTGCCTGCGGCGCTCGTGGCGGTTCTGGGTGGCGAAGAGGTCGGCGTCGACCGCATCGCGCGGGACAGCCGCGGTCGTCGAACGCGGCTCACTCGTCGTCTAGGGCTCCTGGTGCTTCCCGTGGAGGACGTGCTCGATGGCGCGGATCGCGTTCAGTCCACGCGATACCCCGACGGGCAGGTCGTGAGCCGGACGTACGACGGCGCGAGTCGACTCACGGCCATCGATGGGATCGCGGAACGCATCGAGTACGACGAACGGGGGCTGCCGTCCCGCATCATCCGAGCGGATGGCGGCGAAGAGACCCTCCAGTACGACGTGCTCACTCGGCTCGCGTCGCATGCGAGCGTCGCGGGTGACGGAACGCTCCTCCACGACGCGTCGTACACCCGCGACCGGCACGGCCTGATCGATGCGATCATGGATGGTTCCAGCCGACCGGCGGGTGCACCGAGTGGCTCGAGCACCTTCGGATATGACTCGCTCTATCGACTCACCGAGACCGTCATGGGTGTCGGAAGCGATCGCGAGGAGCGGGTCGAGCACCGCCACGACGAGCTCGACAACATCGTCGGCATGACGAGCAGCCTCGGTGCCGCGAGCCGGGTGCACGTTGGCGAGTACGACTACGACAGCAGCCGGCCGGCGGTGTTGGTTGGGGCAGGCGGCGTGACGTATGCGCACGATGCGGCAGGGTTCCTCGTCCGCCGAGACGGCGTGGATCTGGAGTGGGACTTCCTCGGCCGCCTGACGAGCGCCTCGCATGAAGGTGAGGTGCGCGGCGTGTTCGTGTACGGCCCTGACCAGACTCGAGTTGCGAAGCTCGAGGACGGTTCGCTCACCCTCTACGTCGGCTCCGACTTCGAGATTCGCGACGGCGTGAGTCGCGTTTATCCGCGGTTCGAGCGAAATCGCCTCGCGCGAGCTCAGTCGACGGCGCTCGCGGCGGCGCTCTACGGTGATCCCGACGGCGACTCCGAGATCCGCGCCGGCGACGCTCTCGTCGACCACGGGGGATCTTCCGACCTGCGTAGGGCAATCCTGCGGGCGAGCGCGCGTCGAGCGCTACACGACGAGAGCCCGGCACCCGTCCACCTGTACTCGGACCACCTCGGCAGCTTGATCGCAGCGACGCGAGAGGGTGGGGTCGTCGGACGTCGTCGCTACTATCCGTTCGGCCAGACGCTCGCGCAGGACGGCTTCGTCGACGAGCGAGGCTTCTCGGGACAGGAGCTCGACTCGAGCACTGGACTACTCGCGTTCGAGTGGAGGTATCTCGACCCGACCACCGGTCGGTGGGCGAGCGCGGATCCGGCGTTCGAGCAACTCGCGGTCGACCGTGTCGGCTCGCCCGATGACCTGTCGGAAACCGTCGCGCGGTTCGCGTACGTCGGGGGGAGCCCGATCGATCGAGTCGACCCGTCCGGGCTCATGAAGGAGAGCACTCGGCAGGTCGTCTATCGCACCTTCCAGTTCCTGACGGCGGTGGGGGTGGTCTTCACCACGATCAACTCGACCTATGCAGTCGAGAAGGGGCACGACGCGACCTTCCACGAGAACCGGGGTGACAGCGACGAAGCGGTCGTGAGCGCGCACGAGATGGGCGTCTCGGTGGGCTATGCGATCGGTGGCGCCGTCCTGACCATCGCGTCCGCCGTCACTGCGTACATGACTCAAGGGAAGGATCCGGTCCTGACCCAGCTGGAGGCGATCGACAAGCGCCTCGAGGGGATCGAACAACAGCTGGGAGCTGATCAGAGCCAGTCCTCTGGTCCGGTCATCTCCTCGCAGCGGTCGTCTCTCGACGTGGTCGTCGACCTGCCGCGTTCGCGCTCCGGTAGCGACGTCAGCACCGGCAGTCGCGGCAGTAGCATGAGCGGATACATGTTCAGCGAGAGCCAGGAAGAGCTCGATTCGAGCGAGGAAGTCGGGCTTCCGTGATCGAGTCCGCGGCAAGAGCAGCCACGAGGGCGAACGCATGGAACACCTGGATCGATGCCAGCGCGCTGCTCTTGCCGCCTTCGGCTTCATCGTCTCGCTTGCGGCGGTCCCCGTCGCGTCCGCGCAGACCGGCGTGAGCGACGACCGTGTGTCTCTGCCGGATGGCCCGGGGTCGATCGACGGCATCGGGGACAACGTCGAAGTCGATCCGAACATGGGCTCGATGAGCTACTCGGTGGACATCGAGCTTCCTGCGGGTCACCCGGGCATGGCGCCGGCGCTGGGGCTCCGATACGGGTCGGCCGCGGGCGTCTCGACGGTCGGGATCGGATGGTCGCTGAGCGTTCCGAGCATCGAGCGGAACACGCTGCGCGGGCTGCCGCGGTACGTGGCGGACGACGAGTTCGTCGCGAACGGCGGTGAGCAGCTCGTGCGGGTGTCGAGCTCGGGCGGGAGCGCGGTGTACCGCGCGCGGTTCGAGCGCGAGTTCGTGCGCTACACGTGGCGCAACGTGGGCAGTGGCGCGGCGGGCTATTGGACCGCGGAGTGGCCCGACGGGCGAATCGGCTATTTCGGTGCGACCGCGACTGGCACGCTCGTGCCGTCGGCCCGGCTCGAGCAGAGCGGGCGCGCGTATCGATACATGCTCGTCGAGGTGGTCGATCGGTTCGATCACCACACGCGCTACTCGTACGACGCGTCGAGCGGGACTCCGCTGCTGACGCGCGTCGCGTGGGCGTACCAGGGCTCGACCCCGTCCTACGAGGTCGAGCTCGCGTACGAGGATCGCCCGGACCCGATGAGCGACGCGAGCCCGGGATGGGAGGAGATCACCTCGCAGCGGCTTCGCTACGTCAGCGTGCGCTCGCACGGCGAGGTCATCCGTGGGTATCGCCTCACCTACGAGCCCGAGGCGACGAGCGGCGGTCTGTCGCGCCTGGCGCAGGTCGAGCGCATCGGGCGGGACGGCAGCGTCTATCCGGTCGTGCACTCGTTCGAGTACTCGCGCTCGCTCGGCGCGATGTGCGGCGCGGCGCGGTGTGATCAGCCGTACCTCGTCGAGATGGGGACCATCGACGCGGCGGGCGGGATCCGATCGGGCCAGGCGACGCTCGTCGACATCAACGGCGATGCGCTGCCGGACTTGGTGGACAGCTCGCTCAGCCGTCATCGCTTCTATCTGAACGAGCTCGGGACCGACGGTGCGGCGCGGTTCGGCTCCGCGCCGGTGATGAGCGCGACGCAGTCGAGCGGGTTCCAGTTCCACGTGCCGTCGGTGCAGATCCTGGACGTCAATGGCGACGGGTTCGCGGATCTGACGAACGCGTCGACGCGGCAGATGCTGTGCAATCGCGCGACGGGCGACTGGAGCGCGTGTGGCGCGTCGGAGACGATGGGCAGTGTCGACTTCTCGTTCCAGGACGACACGAGCGACGGTGCGAGCGACAACACGCCGCTCCATACGCGGTTCATCGATCTGAACGGGGACCGCCGCATCGACGTGCTGCGGACGCAGAGCGCGACGACGGCGGTGGCGTGGCTGAACACGCCGAGTGGGTTCGTGGACTTCGACCGTGTCGAGGCACCGGGTGTGGTGTTCGACCAGGGCGATCCGTCGCACCTGGCGGACATGAACGGCGACGGATTGCTCGACGTGGTCGAGGTGCGCCGGATTGGACTGCGCTGGCGATTGAACCTCGGCTGGGGTCACTGGGCGGACTGGCAGGACGTGACGGGCGTGAGCTTCGCGTCGGACAGCGAGGTGCTCGACGCGCAGCTGGAAGATCTGAACGGCGATGGGCGCGACGACGTGGTGCTCGTGCAGGGCAACACGGTGCGCTACGCGCTGAATCGAAATCTCGGCGAGATGAGCGCGTTCATGGAGATGCGCAGCTCGAGCGCGGTGCCGATCCCGACGCGCACCAACGAGACCACGGTGCTGTTCGCCGACATGAACGGCAGTGGCTCACGCGACGTGGTGTGGGTCGAGAGCAGCGGTCAGGTGCGGTATCTCGAGCTCTTCCCGGTGCGCCCGAACCTGATGAGCCGTCTGGAGAACGGCATCGGGATGGTGCACGCGATCGAGTACGGGA includes:
- a CDS encoding toxin TcdB middle/N-terminal domain-containing protein, whose translation is MNGDGLLDVVEVRRIGLRWRLNLGWGHWADWQDVTGVSFASDSEVLDAQLEDLNGDGRDDVVLVQGNTVRYALNRNLGEMSAFMEMRSSSAVPIPTRTNETTVLFADMNGSGSRDVVWVESSGQVRYLELFPVRPNLMSRLENGIGMVHAIEYGTSVAQQAAQREAGDRDWAHPLPHPMAVVDETDTWVTLTGGDDGAGLHEVVSYVYRDGFYDGVEKTFRGYAEVETRVHADMSRDSQEPALTVQEFDVGAEDPYRAGLTLRTAIFSGEETRPLREERHVYGDCEVADVPTSGLRFPVRHVCETEVSTIHQEGAPPEEWATVRTETQYDGYGHPTLRIEHGVVHMGPPEMSSACAPCDLALSDDQYAGACGAECLGDERYDESAYVEPGRNTDDHWIVGMVHTHRVYAVPGGAASEEHTYYDGRDFEGLPLGRLTAGRVTRKTQRVSETEEIQTERNALDAHGNVIATLDPLGDPDDRTGHRREHVMDADGLRVVRTDILLSSPEGLPYRLRREYAYEPAFDKIVEATGWMLDGAPVESARNSSYFQYDAFGRLVALVRPGDTLDAPTMEVSWELGDPVSRIVARRRTVSGAAPDLHAVTCVDGRGRTYQEFGRVRDGEWLATGFTEYNRTGAEVRIYQPYTLATGDCAIAPPAGVEHVDVLYDGARREIRRRMPDAAMYGNASETRVEHRPLVELVYDENDTDDESPYTGTPGVTTFDGLERVVASERTLRVESGALQSLSTRLFYDGRGHLAGIIDPAGHTRRQSHDLLGRVTQVDDPNSGTTLQSYDAAGNVVARTDARGVVARTEYDGANRPTARHDESNPANSLVTLRYDFALGCDAGECTHAEGEVVESRYPLPAALVAVLGGEEVGVDRIARDSRGRRTRLTRRLGLLVLPVEDVLDGADRVQSTRYPDGQVVSRTYDGASRLTAIDGIAERIEYDERGLPSRIIRADGGEETLQYDVLTRLASHASVAGDGTLLHDASYTRDRHGLIDAIMDGSSRPAGAPSGSSTFGYDSLYRLTETVMGVGSDREERVEHRHDELDNIVGMTSSLGAASRVHVGEYDYDSSRPAVLVGAGGVTYAHDAAGFLVRRDGVDLEWDFLGRLTSASHEGEVRGVFVYGPDQTRVAKLEDGSLTLYVGSDFEIRDGVSRVYPRFERNRLARAQSTALAAALYGDPDGDSEIRAGDALVDHGGSSDLRRAILRASARRALHDESPAPVHLYSDHLGSLIAATREGGVVGRRRYYPFGQTLAQDGFVDERGFSGQELDSSTGLLAFEWRYLDPTTGRWASADPAFEQLAVDRVGSPDDLSETVARFAYVGGSPIDRVDPSGLMKESTRQVVYRTFQFLTAVGVVFTTINSTYAVEKGHDATFHENRGDSDEAVVSAHEMGVSVGYAIGGAVLTIASAVTAYMTQGKDPVLTQLEAIDKRLEGIEQQLGADQSQSSGPVISSQRSSLDVVVDLPRSRSGSDVSTGSRGSSMSGYMFSESQEELDSSEEVGLP